GAAAGTAACGGCCCGAGTGGGGAAAGCGCCTCTCCCAACACCCCGCTTTACCGCTTACACGAAGAGGCCAGTCGCCTTTACCACCACGTTTTGGTTAACACCGTGGCGGGACAGCCGGCCCTCAATTACCTAACCAAGCGGGGGATGAGCCGGGAGTTAATCGGCCAGTTTAACCTCGGTTTTGCCCCCGCCCGGGGGGAAGAGGACCTCTTGGTCAAGTACTTCACCCAAAAGGGGATCGATTACCAGCTCATGCGGGCCTCGGGCTTATTTACCGAGGACCAAACCGGGCAGTTGCACGACCGTTTCTTTGACCGGGTGATTTACCCAATCAAAAACGCTAACGGGCAACCAATCGCCTTTTCCGGGCGCTTATTGACTAAAAAGGCGACCGAAAACGCCCCTAAGTACTTAAACAGCCCGGAGACGCCGATCTTTAATAAACGGCGGACCCTCTTTAACCTGGACCAAGCCAAAAAGGCGGCCAGAAAGGAGGGACACCTAACCCTCTTCGAAGGCTTCATGGACGTGATCTCGGCCTTTGGGGCGGGGGTCCGGTCGGGGATTGCCTCGATGGGGACTTCCTTTACCGACGAGCAGGTGGCCGTGATTGCCCGCACCACCGATAAGCTGACGATTTGCTACGACGGGGATGCCGCCGGGCAAAACGCCATCAACCGGGCGCTGACGATGCTGGCGGCCAGCCGGTTAACCCTGCGCGTGGTCCAGTTACCGGCCGGTATGGACCCGGATGAGTACGTCCAAGCTAATGGTCAAGCCAAGTTTCAAGAGTACCTCGCCCACGCCGAGGAGACGCCGACCGCCTTTCGGCTTCACTTTTTAAAGCAGGGGCTTAACCTAGCCAACCAAAGTGAGCTCTTGCACTACGTTGAAGCCGCCTTGCGGGAGGTTGCTAAGGTCACTGATCCGGTGGAACGGGACCTCTACATTCAACAGCTGGCGAAGGATTACCACTTAAATCCCGCCACTTTGACCGGGCAGGTGCAGGAACTAGCGGCGACCGCGGCGCCACGCCCGGCTTACCCGGAGAACTCCCCTCGTCAGCCGCGGCAAGCAGGGACGCGGCGTTATCAATCCACGCCCCCCACCACAACTACCGCGCCGAGTACCCAGGCGCCACCGCTGTTGGGGAAGGTCGAATTGGCTCAGCAACGGCTCCTGCGGGAGATATTTCATAATCCCGCCGTCCGCAGCCACGTGGGGGCGATTGAAAACTTCCACTTTGTCGATCGCCCTTACCAGCTCCTTGACGCGGCCGCCAAGGAGCAGTTGCAAAGGACCGGGGCCGACGAGGTGGACGTCGCCCAGTTAATGGGGGAGCTGACCGACGCTAAGCTCAGGACGATCGTTGGCCAGATCGAGCAACGGGTGGTGCCACAAGCGGCGGTGGATGAGACCGTCGACGATTGCCTTGCCGTGCTCGTCGACGTCGCCCCGATTGAACAACAAATAAGAGAGAAAACGGCCGCCCTTCAGGAGGCTGCCGCCTTAAACGATCAACAATTGATCACCAAGCTGACGATCGAGTTGATTGACTTGCGGCGACAGGAACAGAAGATGAAAACGGAGGATGTTAATTAATGGCAAAGAGCAGTAAGAAGAACCGGGTAATTTCGAACTTAGAAGATTTCAACCAAGCCGAATACGACAAGGCCGTCGGGGCTTTGATTCGCAATTACAAGAAGGCAAAAAACATCCAGTACGATGAATTAACCGAAAAGATTGCCGAACCGTTTGGCTTAAACGCCGACGGGATGGACGCCCTGTTGCAAAACGTGGAAGACGCCGGGGTTTCCGTGGTTGACGAAAACGGTGACCCGGACCTGCGGGCACTCAAGGCAACCGAAAAGCTGTCCTCCAAGGCCTTAAAGGATACCACCGCTCCGTCTAGCATTAAGATCAACGATCCGGTGCGGATGTACCTC
The nucleotide sequence above comes from Limosilactobacillus fermentum. Encoded proteins:
- the dnaG gene encoding DNA primase translates to MPQIPRETIDQLRNQVDIADVISQDIQLKKQGKNLMGHCPFHEDATPSFSVNEEKQYFYCFSCHRSGDVFSYLEQAHDLSFMEAVEQVATTAGVDLPRESNGPSGESASPNTPLYRLHEEASRLYHHVLVNTVAGQPALNYLTKRGMSRELIGQFNLGFAPARGEEDLLVKYFTQKGIDYQLMRASGLFTEDQTGQLHDRFFDRVIYPIKNANGQPIAFSGRLLTKKATENAPKYLNSPETPIFNKRRTLFNLDQAKKAARKEGHLTLFEGFMDVISAFGAGVRSGIASMGTSFTDEQVAVIARTTDKLTICYDGDAAGQNAINRALTMLAASRLTLRVVQLPAGMDPDEYVQANGQAKFQEYLAHAEETPTAFRLHFLKQGLNLANQSELLHYVEAALREVAKVTDPVERDLYIQQLAKDYHLNPATLTGQVQELAATAAPRPAYPENSPRQPRQAGTRRYQSTPPTTTTAPSTQAPPLLGKVELAQQRLLREIFHNPAVRSHVGAIENFHFVDRPYQLLDAAAKEQLQRTGADEVDVAQLMGELTDAKLRTIVGQIEQRVVPQAAVDETVDDCLAVLVDVAPIEQQIREKTAALQEAAALNDQQLITKLTIELIDLRRQEQKMKTEDVN